In Cicer arietinum cultivar CDC Frontier isolate Library 1 chromosome 7, Cicar.CDCFrontier_v2.0, whole genome shotgun sequence, the genomic window TGTTCTACAAAGTGGACACGTTTTCTGATCATGATCAATCCAACGGTCCACACAATTTCTATGAAAAATGTGTCTACAGTTCCTCAAACACCGGATCTCTTCCTCCTCGGAGAATTCGAACAGACAAACAGCACAACAGCAACCTTCTTCGACGCCGACGAGGTCGCCGAATTTCGACGCCGGGAGAAGCTCTTGGATCAGAAGCGCCGATACGGAGGGGCTTTTGGAAGTTTCCGGCGTTCTTGCGGTGGCTCCGGTGGTGTCTGGCCAGATGACGTCGGTTTCGAGGAAATCGGAGAGGCCGAGGAAGTGGAAGAGGAGGAATACGAGGTTTCGGAGAAGTCCTAGGAGGGTTAAGGTGTGAAGGAATAGGTTTGGGAAGAATACTTCAGCGTAACCCACCGGAAAACCCATCGGAAAGTAAGAAAGAACTATAATTGGTggttagagagagagagagggtgGTAGAGAGAGAAAGTGTGTGTATCTTGTGGCAAGTGAAAAAGTGAAGTGGAAAGGAAAGGGAAGGTTCAGATTTGGGCAGTGGTGAGCGTGCATTATATAGCTCTTTTCTTTTCAATTCTCaaagaattaaatatttttactacttCCATCaaggaaa contains:
- the LOC101499944 gene encoding brassinosteroid-responsive RING protein 1-like gives rise to the protein MGFPVGYAEVFFPNLFLHTLTLLGLLRNLVFLLFHFLGLSDFLETDVIWPDTTGATARTPETSKSPSVSALLIQELLPASKFGDLVGVEEGCCCAVCLFEFSEEEEIRCLRNCRHIFHRNCVDRWIDHDQKTCPLCRTPFVPDDMIDDFNQRLWAASGVTDFYGYEEEYASSF